The following proteins are encoded in a genomic region of Chryseobacterium cucumeris:
- a CDS encoding DinB family protein, with amino-acid sequence MNYQILKNIIDAQLQRFQNITEEEWTYKNSSEKWSKKEIIGHLCDSAFTNIRRFVVTQYKENENIVYDQNFWVKAQNYQNVPISDLIDLWKSLNYQIVHIVENIPDEALQRTCDTSKTEPQVYTLEFIINDYVDHLHHHLKAI; translated from the coding sequence ATGAACTACCAGATCCTTAAAAATATTATTGATGCACAGCTTCAGAGATTCCAAAATATCACTGAAGAAGAATGGACATATAAAAATTCCTCGGAAAAATGGTCCAAAAAAGAAATTATTGGCCATCTTTGTGACAGCGCTTTTACAAATATCCGTAGATTTGTTGTGACACAATATAAAGAGAACGAAAATATTGTATATGACCAGAACTTCTGGGTAAAAGCTCAGAACTATCAGAATGTTCCTATCTCAGATCTTATTGATCTGTGGAAATCCTTGAACTATCAGATTGTTCATATCGTAGAAAATATCCCGGACGAAGCATTACAGAGAACCTGTGATACTAGCAAAACAGAACCGCAGGTTTATACGTTGGAGTTTATTATCAATGATTATGTAGATCATCTGCATCATCATTTAAAAGCGATTTAA
- the folE gene encoding GTP cyclohydrolase I FolE: MVDFTDNDDDIFTGKEHTPIREDAFDKSPQEKIEKITELFGEIMETLGLDMTDDSLKDSPRRVAKMYVNEIFGGLLPENKPGISTFSNKYKYRQMLVEKDITVYSFCEHHFLPIIGRAHVAYISNGEVIGLSKINRIVDYYAKRPQVQERLTMQIVDALKEALGTKDVACIIDAKHLCVNCRGIKDTASSTITAELSGIFRTNPITRQEFLHYVGSHAKLD; this comes from the coding sequence ATGGTTGATTTTACTGATAACGACGATGATATTTTCACTGGAAAAGAACATACGCCTATAAGGGAAGATGCTTTTGATAAATCGCCACAGGAAAAAATTGAAAAAATTACTGAGCTTTTTGGTGAGATTATGGAAACGTTGGGATTGGATATGACAGATGACTCTCTGAAAGATTCTCCAAGACGTGTTGCCAAAATGTATGTGAACGAGATTTTCGGAGGACTTCTTCCTGAAAATAAACCAGGAATCTCCACTTTCTCCAACAAATACAAATACCGCCAGATGCTGGTGGAAAAGGATATCACGGTATACTCTTTTTGCGAGCACCACTTTTTACCCATCATAGGGAGAGCCCATGTTGCTTATATTTCCAATGGCGAAGTAATTGGTCTTTCAAAAATTAACAGAATTGTTGATTATTACGCGAAAAGACCACAGGTTCAGGAAAGGCTTACCATGCAGATTGTAGACGCATTGAAAGAAGCTTTGGGAACGAAAGATGTAGCCTGCATTATTGATGCAAAACACCTTTGTGTCAACTGCAGAGGAATAAAAGATACAGCAAGCTCCACAATTACTGCGGAACTCAGTGGTATTTTCAGAACAAACCCTATCACAAGACAGGAATTCTTACATTACGTAGGAAGTCATGCAAAACTGGATTAA
- the metF gene encoding methylenetetrahydrofolate reductase [NAD(P)H], producing the protein MKITEHIKNANGKTLFSLEVVPPQKGIGIEDLYTNIDPLMEFKPPFIDVTTSREEYIYLDKGNGLMERRITRMRPGTLGICAAIQHKYNVDTVPHLLCGGFTKEETEYLLVDCMYLGIDNVMALRGDAMKGHQYFEPTQGGHASAMDLVNQINDLGRGKYLHNEEQVCDELNKFCIGVAGYPEKHMEAPSMNYDLKWLKQKVDAGADYIVTQMFFDNKKYIEFVQKAREMGITVPIIPGIKPIATKKHLKILPQVFKIDLPEELINEVENAKNNEAVKQIGIEWSIAQCKELLDFGVPVLHFYSMGKSDNIKKVAGELF; encoded by the coding sequence ATGAAGATAACAGAACACATTAAAAATGCAAATGGAAAAACTTTATTCTCCTTAGAAGTTGTTCCACCACAAAAGGGAATAGGTATTGAAGATCTTTATACAAACATAGATCCGTTGATGGAGTTCAAACCTCCTTTCATTGATGTTACCACATCCAGAGAAGAATATATCTATCTGGACAAAGGAAATGGCTTGATGGAGCGTCGTATTACAAGAATGCGCCCCGGAACCTTAGGAATTTGTGCAGCCATCCAGCATAAATATAATGTAGATACAGTGCCGCATCTTCTTTGTGGAGGTTTTACAAAAGAAGAAACAGAATATCTGCTGGTAGATTGTATGTACCTTGGAATAGATAATGTAATGGCCTTAAGAGGAGATGCCATGAAAGGGCATCAATATTTTGAACCTACTCAGGGAGGGCACGCCAGTGCGATGGATCTTGTCAATCAGATTAATGATCTGGGAAGAGGAAAATATCTTCATAACGAAGAACAGGTTTGTGATGAACTGAACAAATTCTGCATCGGTGTTGCTGGATATCCCGAAAAACATATGGAAGCGCCCTCCATGAATTATGATCTGAAGTGGCTGAAGCAAAAAGTAGATGCCGGAGCAGATTACATCGTTACCCAGATGTTTTTTGACAATAAAAAGTATATTGAATTCGTTCAGAAAGCAAGAGAAATGGGAATAACGGTTCCAATTATTCCGGGAATCAAACCTATTGCCACTAAGAAGCACTTGAAAATCCTGCCACAGGTATTCAAAATAGATCTTCCTGAAGAACTGATCAATGAGGTGGAAAATGCAAAAAATAATGAAGCGGTAAAACAGATCGGAATAGAATGGTCTATTGCTCAGTGTAAAGAACTTTTGGACTTTGGAGTTCCTGTTCTCCACTTTTACTCAATGGGGAAAAGTGATAATATCAAAAAAGTAGCCGGTGAGCTATTCTAA